From a region of the Nocardioides ginsengisegetis genome:
- a CDS encoding response regulator, producing MPPIRVVVADDDLSFRGALVDVLEDDPRFVVVGIAGTGDELMQLVDRQDPDVVLLDIRMPGGGPEAARRLTRTVDPATGGSTGPVVVAVSAQVGANGILAMLRAGATGYLGKGRLGAQLPDLVARTLEGEVVLAVPGAVDALRQLLADAPAPTTSDVP from the coding sequence GTGCCCCCGATCCGCGTCGTCGTCGCCGACGACGACCTCTCCTTCCGCGGCGCGCTGGTCGACGTCCTGGAGGACGACCCGCGCTTCGTGGTCGTGGGCATCGCGGGCACCGGCGACGAGCTGATGCAGCTGGTGGACCGGCAGGACCCGGACGTGGTGCTCCTCGACATCCGGATGCCCGGCGGCGGTCCCGAGGCCGCCCGGCGGCTGACCCGCACCGTCGACCCCGCCACCGGCGGCTCGACCGGCCCGGTCGTGGTGGCCGTCTCCGCGCAGGTCGGCGCCAACGGGATCCTCGCGATGCTGCGCGCCGGCGCCACCGGCTACCTCGGGAAGGGTCGCCTCGGCGCCCAGCTCCCCGACCTGGTCGCCCGCACGCTCGAGGGCGAGGTGGTGCTGGCCGTGCCCGGCGCCGTCGACGCCCTGCGCCAGCTCCTCGCAGACGCCCCCGCGCCCACCACTTCCGACGTACCGTGA
- a CDS encoding PAS domain-containing sensor histidine kinase, giving the protein MSNDVRRHGIDAMTRAILDAAGPAVIGFDEQARIDYANPAALTTFGRTEDELLGRPIDILVPEEDAALHLGNLSAYFAHPGARNRGGHELFRGIRKDGTTFPCDIGLTPAFTDDGLWTIATIVDVTEQLAAAARLRELNRSYLTLARFNDAIVRAADAQSLYEETCRVAVEFGRFHGAWIGRLAPDGALEVVASAGDIDGPREGGPTTRALRDGTAAYDDYRDDTSTSILDAAAIPLHCGGRAVSALTLCSDRPHLFDEGMRALLEAVAHNFSFALEAFDSRDRLEEVAAQRTELLRRLVLAQEEERGRIAADVHDDSVQALAAVDLRLGLLRRRIHEAAPELEDGVARLQDSVSSVTTGLRHLLFDLEPVVPGVDLAKMLRDAADHTFVHVPMTWTVEVEGEGSLDLPDELATQAFRIGQEALINVRKHARATHVRVLITPDDEGVEVAVIDDGVGVPPTIEPRAGHRGLATMLDRATITGGWCRLESDGPGSTLRFWVPRRGSAVVTVS; this is encoded by the coding sequence ATGAGCAACGACGTACGCCGCCACGGCATCGACGCGATGACCCGGGCCATCCTCGACGCGGCCGGCCCGGCGGTGATCGGGTTCGACGAGCAGGCCCGCATCGACTACGCCAACCCCGCCGCGCTGACCACGTTCGGCCGGACCGAGGACGAGCTCCTCGGCCGGCCGATCGACATCCTGGTGCCGGAGGAGGACGCCGCCCTCCACCTGGGCAACCTCTCGGCGTACTTCGCCCACCCCGGCGCCCGCAACCGCGGCGGGCACGAGCTCTTCCGCGGCATCCGCAAGGACGGCACCACTTTCCCCTGCGACATCGGCCTGACCCCGGCCTTCACCGACGACGGCCTCTGGACCATCGCCACCATCGTCGACGTCACCGAGCAGCTCGCCGCCGCGGCGCGGCTGCGTGAGCTCAACCGCTCCTACCTCACCCTCGCCCGGTTCAACGACGCCATCGTCCGGGCGGCGGACGCCCAGTCCCTCTACGAGGAGACCTGCCGGGTCGCGGTGGAGTTCGGCCGGTTCCACGGCGCGTGGATCGGCCGACTCGCGCCCGACGGCGCGCTCGAGGTCGTCGCCTCGGCCGGCGACATCGACGGCCCGCGCGAGGGCGGGCCCACCACCCGGGCGCTGCGCGACGGCACGGCGGCGTACGACGACTACCGCGACGACACGTCCACCAGCATCCTCGACGCCGCGGCCATCCCCCTGCACTGCGGCGGCCGCGCCGTGTCGGCGCTGACCCTCTGCTCGGACCGCCCGCACCTCTTCGACGAGGGCATGAGGGCGCTGCTCGAGGCCGTGGCCCACAACTTCTCCTTCGCCCTGGAGGCCTTCGACTCGCGCGACCGGCTCGAGGAGGTGGCCGCGCAGCGCACCGAGCTGCTGCGCCGCCTCGTCCTCGCCCAGGAGGAGGAGCGGGGCCGGATCGCCGCCGACGTCCACGACGACTCCGTGCAGGCGCTCGCGGCCGTCGACCTCCGGCTCGGCCTGCTGCGCCGCCGCATCCACGAGGCCGCGCCCGAGCTCGAGGACGGCGTGGCCCGGCTCCAGGACTCGGTCTCCTCGGTCACGACGGGCCTGCGGCACCTGCTCTTCGACCTCGAGCCGGTGGTGCCCGGCGTCGACCTCGCCAAGATGCTCCGCGACGCCGCCGACCACACGTTCGTCCACGTCCCGATGACCTGGACGGTGGAGGTCGAGGGCGAGGGCTCCCTCGACCTGCCGGACGAGCTGGCGACCCAGGCCTTCCGGATCGGCCAGGAGGCGCTGATCAACGTGCGCAAGCACGCCCGCGCCACCCACGTGCGGGTCCTGATCACCCCCGACGACGAGGGCGTGGAGGTGGCCGTCATCGACGACGGGGTCGGCGTGCCCCCCACGATCGAGCCGCGCGCCGGCCACCGGGGGCTCGCCACGATGCTCGACCGGGCCACGATCACCGGGGGCTGGTGCCGGCTGGAGTCCGACGGGCCCGGGTCCACCCTCCGCTTCTGGGTCCCGCGCCGCGGGTCCGCGGTCGTGACGGTGTCGTGA
- a CDS encoding PGPGW domain-containing protein, with translation MKSAARRIVLETLGWILVVAGIAALVLPGPGLLMVFAGLALLSQQYDWAERRVEPVKERALKAAAEGVETVPRIVMSVVFALLLVAAGVLWIWGPAAPGWWPVDESWWLLGGWGTGATQVASGLIALAMIVYSVRRFRIRGDSPD, from the coding sequence ATGAAGTCCGCCGCACGCCGGATCGTGCTGGAGACCCTCGGCTGGATCCTCGTGGTGGCGGGCATCGCCGCCCTGGTCCTCCCGGGCCCCGGCCTGCTGATGGTGTTCGCGGGCCTGGCGCTGCTGTCCCAGCAGTACGACTGGGCCGAGCGCCGGGTCGAGCCGGTCAAGGAGCGTGCGCTCAAGGCCGCCGCCGAGGGCGTCGAGACCGTGCCGCGGATCGTGATGTCGGTGGTGTTCGCGCTGCTGCTCGTCGCGGCCGGCGTGCTGTGGATCTGGGGACCGGCCGCGCCGGGCTGGTGGCCGGTCGACGAGTCGTGGTGGCTCCTCGGCGGCTGGGGGACCGGCGCCACGCAGGTCGCGTCCGGCCTGATCGCGCTGGCGATGATCGTCTACAGCGTGCGGCGCTTCCGGATCCGCGGAGATAGCCCCGACTGA
- a CDS encoding LuxR C-terminal-related transcriptional regulator, whose protein sequence is MPAPITLGTDESSELVTAGLGAMLGRHSERIRFVAFDPAAPPVPDIVLCDPHAAPGGAVRVHELVGLGARVVAFSWRVDPVSVERALAAGALGYLPKSLTSEELVAAVEEVHRDGLVTLRPTVLPGEELTARESEVLALVCRGLSNDEIGAELYLSINSIKTYMRQIYRKTAVTRRAQLVAWGLRRGY, encoded by the coding sequence GTGCCTGCGCCCATCACCCTGGGGACCGACGAGTCCTCCGAGCTGGTGACCGCGGGGCTCGGCGCGATGCTCGGTCGGCACAGCGAACGGATTCGGTTCGTGGCCTTCGACCCGGCCGCCCCGCCGGTCCCCGACATCGTGCTCTGCGACCCGCACGCCGCGCCCGGCGGCGCCGTACGCGTGCACGAGCTGGTCGGTCTCGGCGCCCGCGTGGTCGCCTTCTCCTGGCGGGTCGACCCGGTCAGTGTCGAGCGCGCCCTGGCCGCGGGAGCGCTCGGCTACCTGCCGAAGTCGCTCACGTCCGAGGAGCTGGTGGCCGCCGTCGAGGAGGTGCACCGCGACGGCCTCGTCACGCTCCGGCCCACGGTGCTGCCCGGTGAGGAGCTCACGGCGCGCGAGAGCGAGGTGCTCGCGCTGGTGTGCCGGGGGCTGAGCAACGACGAGATCGGTGCCGAGCTCTACCTCTCGATCAACTCGATCAAGACCTACATGCGCCAGATCTACCGCAAGACGGCCGTGACCCGGCGCGCCCAGCTCGTGGCGTGGGGGCTGCGCCGCGGCTACTGA
- a CDS encoding HAD family hydrolase: MTHHTATANAHVEDAVETVDAVLLDLDGTLVDSVYAHTLAWKSAFRDVGMDVPAHRIHRAIGISGDRLVAHVAGDRVEAAVGDAVRDAHRRHLDERLHDVVPTDGARDLLEALRERDVTVVLASAGGAEITGRLLDLLEAAKLLDEVVTGSDVDSGKPSGELVAAAMAAVAADRAVLVGDTVWDVQAATDAGIPCVGLLTGGIAESELREAGAIAVFDTPRDLAEHLDEVLPSDKHPLG, translated from the coding sequence ATGACCCACCACACCGCCACCGCGAACGCCCACGTCGAGGACGCCGTCGAGACGGTCGACGCCGTCCTCCTCGACCTCGACGGCACGCTGGTCGACTCCGTCTACGCGCACACGCTGGCCTGGAAGTCGGCCTTCCGTGACGTCGGCATGGACGTGCCGGCGCACCGGATCCACCGCGCGATCGGCATCAGCGGCGACCGGCTCGTCGCCCACGTCGCCGGCGACCGGGTCGAGGCCGCGGTCGGCGACGCCGTCCGCGACGCGCACCGCCGCCACCTCGACGAGCGACTCCACGACGTCGTCCCGACCGACGGGGCGCGCGACCTGCTCGAGGCGCTGCGAGAACGCGACGTGACGGTCGTGCTCGCCAGCGCCGGCGGCGCCGAGATCACCGGGCGGCTGCTCGACCTGCTCGAGGCGGCGAAGCTGCTCGACGAGGTCGTGACGGGCTCCGACGTCGACAGCGGGAAGCCGTCGGGCGAGCTGGTGGCAGCGGCGATGGCCGCGGTCGCCGCCGACCGGGCGGTGCTCGTCGGCGACACCGTCTGGGACGTGCAGGCCGCCACCGACGCGGGCATCCCGTGCGTCGGCCTGCTGACCGGCGGCATCGCCGAGTCGGAGCTGCGCGAGGCGGGCGCGATCGCGGTCTTCGACACCCCGCGCGACCTGGCCGAGCACCTCGACGAGGTGCTCCCGAGCGACAAACACCCGTTGGGGTGA